A region from the Drosophila ananassae strain 14024-0371.13 chromosome 2L, ASM1763931v2, whole genome shotgun sequence genome encodes:
- the LOC6499228 gene encoding allatostatin-A receptor isoform X1, with the protein MDNTTLATSELLATMATYDDNFTSFFSEEERQAIEGTLIWLVPFFFGIIALTGFFGNLLVILVVVFNKNMRSTTNLMIVNLAVADLLFVIFCIPFTATDYVTKVWPFGLFWCRSVQYLIVVTAFASIYTLVLMSIDRFLAVVHPIRSRMMRTENITMIAIVTLWAVILVVSTPVGFVNDMVVSYDNKTNITYVLCTFDAGNELLSPRSFQISFFVSSYLLPLMIISGLYVRMIMRLWHQGSGVRMSKESQRGRKRVTRLVVVVVIAFASLWLPVQLILLLKALNLYQADTLFKVILQISAQTLAYSSSCINPLLYAFLSDNFRKAFYKAINCSSRYQNYTSDLPPPRKTSCARTSTTGL; encoded by the exons atggacaacacAACGCTGGCAACCTCTGAGCTACTGGCCACCATGGCCACCTACGACGACAACTTCACGTCCTTCTTCTCCGAAGAGGAGCGTCAGGCCATCGAGGGCACCCTTATCTGGCTGGTGCCGTTCTTCTTTGGAATTATCGCCTTGACAGGATTCTTCGGCAACCTACTGGTCATCCTGGTGGTGGTCTTCAACAAGAACATGCGCTCCACCACCAACCTGATGATCGTTAACCTGGCGGTGGCCGATCTGCTGTTCGTCATCTTCTGCATTCCCTTCACCGCCACCGACTACGTGACCAAGGTCTGGCCCTTTGGCCTgttctggtgccgcagtgtcCAGTACCTGATCGTGGTGACGGCCTTTGCCTCGATCTACACCTTGGTGCTGATGTCCATCGACCGGTTTCTGGCAGTGGTCCATCCCATTCGATCGCGGATGATGCGGACGGAGAACATCACCATGATCGCCATCGTGACCCTTTGGGCGGTCATACTGGTCGTCTCGACACCAGTGGGCTTCGTCAACGACATGGTG GTATCGTATGACAACAAGACGAATATCACCTATGTCCTGTGCACCTTCGATGCAGGCAACGAGCTGCTTAGCCCACGCTCCTTCCAGATATCCTTCTTCGTCAGCTCCTACCTGCTGCCGCTGATGATCATCAGTGGGCTGTACGTTCGTATGATAATGCGCCTGTGGCACCAGGGCAGCGGGGTTCGCATGTCCAAGGAGTCGCAGCGAGGTCGCAAGCGGGTCACCCGCCTGGTCGTCGTAGTGGTCATCGCCTTTGCCTCTCTTTGGCTTCCAGTTCAG TTGATTTTACTGCTGAAGGCACTTAATCTGTACCAGGCCGATACCCTGTTCAAAGTCATCCTGCAAATCAGTGCCCAGACCCTGGCCTACAGCAGTTCCTGCATCAATCCGCTTCTCTACGCCTTCCTCTCCGACAATTTCCGGAAGGCCTTCTACAAG GCCATTAACTGTTCGTCACGATATCAGAACTACACATCTGATTTGCCGCCTCCACGCAAGACGTCCTGCGCCAGGACCTCCACCACAGGACTCTAA
- the LOC6499228 gene encoding allatostatin-A receptor isoform X2: MDNTTLATSELLATMATYDDNFTSFFSEEERQAIEGTLIWLVPFFFGIIALTGFFGNLLVILVVVFNKNMRSTTNLMIVNLAVADLLFVIFCIPFTATDYVTKVWPFGLFWCRSVQYLIVVTAFASIYTLVLMSIDRFLAVVHPIRSRMMRTENITMIAIVTLWAVILVVSTPVGFVNDMVVSYDNKTNITYVLCTFDAGNELLSPRSFQISFFVSSYLLPLMIISGLYVRMIMRLWHQGSGVRMSKESQRGRKRVTRLVVVVVIAFASLWLPVQLILLLKALNLYQADTLFKVILQISAQTLAYSSSCINPLLYAFLSDNFRKAFYKSLQSKRSSMWTGQQDVSSEKSTKHV; encoded by the exons atggacaacacAACGCTGGCAACCTCTGAGCTACTGGCCACCATGGCCACCTACGACGACAACTTCACGTCCTTCTTCTCCGAAGAGGAGCGTCAGGCCATCGAGGGCACCCTTATCTGGCTGGTGCCGTTCTTCTTTGGAATTATCGCCTTGACAGGATTCTTCGGCAACCTACTGGTCATCCTGGTGGTGGTCTTCAACAAGAACATGCGCTCCACCACCAACCTGATGATCGTTAACCTGGCGGTGGCCGATCTGCTGTTCGTCATCTTCTGCATTCCCTTCACCGCCACCGACTACGTGACCAAGGTCTGGCCCTTTGGCCTgttctggtgccgcagtgtcCAGTACCTGATCGTGGTGACGGCCTTTGCCTCGATCTACACCTTGGTGCTGATGTCCATCGACCGGTTTCTGGCAGTGGTCCATCCCATTCGATCGCGGATGATGCGGACGGAGAACATCACCATGATCGCCATCGTGACCCTTTGGGCGGTCATACTGGTCGTCTCGACACCAGTGGGCTTCGTCAACGACATGGTG GTATCGTATGACAACAAGACGAATATCACCTATGTCCTGTGCACCTTCGATGCAGGCAACGAGCTGCTTAGCCCACGCTCCTTCCAGATATCCTTCTTCGTCAGCTCCTACCTGCTGCCGCTGATGATCATCAGTGGGCTGTACGTTCGTATGATAATGCGCCTGTGGCACCAGGGCAGCGGGGTTCGCATGTCCAAGGAGTCGCAGCGAGGTCGCAAGCGGGTCACCCGCCTGGTCGTCGTAGTGGTCATCGCCTTTGCCTCTCTTTGGCTTCCAGTTCAG TTGATTTTACTGCTGAAGGCACTTAATCTGTACCAGGCCGATACCCTGTTCAAAGTCATCCTGCAAATCAGTGCCCAGACCCTGGCCTACAGCAGTTCCTGCATCAATCCGCTTCTCTACGCCTTCCTCTCCGACAATTTCCGGAAGGCCTTCTACAAG AGCTTACAATCCAAGAGATCTAGCATGTGGACAGGACAACAGGACGTGAGTTCAGAGAAATCCACTAAACATGTATAA
- the LOC6499227 gene encoding putative polypeptide N-acetylgalactosaminyltransferase 13 isoform X2, whose amino-acid sequence MFGRTHYCHLSRWKFYILGFFSCQLVLVPMILKSGIFEPNKHGYNENVDVDLLNAWNAIVSHSPQYPEGFFQYSLHISDSLGAFRGLPTTSHESYTLPESSQAKVSVVISFHNEARSMLLRTIVSLIRRTPEEYLHELIIVDDKSQDATLLDDLKRWLGRVFATQSRLGLIFLTNQERRGLIWSRNRGAILASGHYILFLDSHCEVNDGWLKPLLERLALNPHMAVSPLLDLIDPETLSYRRGNEMLKGGFDWSLHFHWLKRRLGRKERPEAPYKSPSFSGGVLMISREWFLKLKFFNPNLKIWGGESIELAIKLWLCGGQIEIVPCSRIGHIFRRFHAFEFPSERDFTELNSPERSSAQSTYLHNSKIIAESWLDEYKNMFYALKPAAKGIPLNDTTTEELQQFKHERDCHRFQWYLWNVSPELRFNLEKLSATGTLQNEDRCLYARNQKDSKKGRQLILNSCYSKDITQWSLWSTGQLSTQRELCLGVGLGRRLSLEPCARTETLRQAQQWVRTGTHLMHTATHLCLDNPIKDQLELNPCRSQAVSQSFQFALEMERQT is encoded by the exons ATGTTCGGCCGTACACATTATTGCCATCTAAGTCGCTGGAAGTTTTATATCCTTGGCTTTTTTAGTTGTCAGCTGGTATTGGTACCAATGATTCTGAAAAGTGGCATTTTCGAGCCAAACAAA CACGGATATAACGAAAATGTAGACGTGGACCTTTTGAACGCCTGGAATGCGATTGTCTCTCACTCTCCGCAGTATCCAGAAGGGTTTTTCCAATACAGTCTTCACATAAGTGACAGTTTGGGGGCTTTTAGAGGATTGCCAACAACCAGTCATGAAAG CTACACCCTGCCCGAATCCTCCCAGGCAAAAGTGAGTGTTGTGATCAGCTTCCACAATGAAGCCCGCTCTATGCTGCTACGGACTATTGTGTCCCTGATAAGACGCACCCCGGAGGAGTACTTGCACGAGCTAATCATCGTGGACGACAAGAGCCAAGACG CGACTTTGCTGGATGACCTCAAGCGGTGGCTGGGTCGCGTTTTCGCCACACAGAGTCGCCTCGGTCTCATCTTCCTGACCAACCAGGAACGCCGGGGTCTGATTTGGTCGCGCAACAGGGGCGCTATCCTCGCCAGTGGCCATTACATCCTCTTCCTAGACAGTCATTGCGAGGTGAACGATGGGTGGTTGAAGCCCCTGCTGGAGAGGCTGGCGTTGAACCCCCACATGGCGGTCAGCCCTCTCCTGGATCTCATTGACCCGGAGACCCTGAGCTACCGGAGGGGCAATGAGATGCTGAAGGGTGGCTTCGACTGGTCCCTGCACTTCCACTGGCTAAAACGACGGCTGGGAAGAAAAGAGCGCCCGGAGGCGCCCTACAAAAGTCCATCCTTTTCTGGAGGTGTCCTGATGATATCACGCGAATGGTTTCTCAAGCTCAAATTCTTCAATCCTAATCTTAAG ATCTGGGGCGGCGAGTCCATCGAGCTGGCCATTAAATTGTGGCTTTGCGGCGGACAAATTGAGATCGTGCCCTGCAGTCGAATTGGACATATCTTTCGTCGCTTCCATGCCTTTGAGTTTCCGTCGGAGAGGGACTTTACGGAACTGAACAGTCCGGAGAGGAGCTCCGCCCAATCCACCTACTTGCA CAACTCAAAAATCATAGCCGAGTCCTGGCTGGACGAGTACAAAAATATGTTCTACGCACTGAAGCCAGCGGCCAAGGGAATTCCATTGAATGACACCACCACTGAAGAGTTGCAGCAGTTCAAGCACGAGAGGGACTGTCATCGCTTCCAATGGTATTTGTGGAATGTCAGCCCCGAACTAAG GTTTAACCTCGAAAAGCTATCTGCCACGGGAACTTTGCAAAACGAGGATCGTTGCCTGTACGCTAGGAACCAAAAGGATTCAAAGAAAGGTCGCCAGCTGATCCTTAACAGCTGCTACAGCAAGGACATTACGCAGTGGAGCCTATGGAGTACCGGGCAACTGAGCACCCAAAGGGAACTTTGCCTGGGGGTGGGACTTGGACGTCGTCTCAGCTTGGAGCCATGTGCCCGAACCGAGACCCTCAGGCAGGCCCAGCAATGGGTGCGAACGGGCACTCACCTGATGCATACTGCAACGCACCTGTGCCTAGATAATCCGATCAAGGACCAACTGGAGTTGAACCCCTGCCGCTCCCAAGCAGTATCGCAGTCCTTTCAATTTGCATTGGAAATGGAGAGGCAAACATAA
- the LOC6499227 gene encoding putative polypeptide N-acetylgalactosaminyltransferase 13 isoform X1, translated as MFGRTHYCHLSRWKFYILGFFSCQLVLVPMILKSGIFEPNKHGYNENVDVDLLNAWNAIVSHSPQYPEGFFQYSLHISDSLGAFRGLPTTSHESCNFRSYTLPESSQAKVSVVISFHNEARSMLLRTIVSLIRRTPEEYLHELIIVDDKSQDATLLDDLKRWLGRVFATQSRLGLIFLTNQERRGLIWSRNRGAILASGHYILFLDSHCEVNDGWLKPLLERLALNPHMAVSPLLDLIDPETLSYRRGNEMLKGGFDWSLHFHWLKRRLGRKERPEAPYKSPSFSGGVLMISREWFLKLKFFNPNLKIWGGESIELAIKLWLCGGQIEIVPCSRIGHIFRRFHAFEFPSERDFTELNSPERSSAQSTYLHNSKIIAESWLDEYKNMFYALKPAAKGIPLNDTTTEELQQFKHERDCHRFQWYLWNVSPELRFNLEKLSATGTLQNEDRCLYARNQKDSKKGRQLILNSCYSKDITQWSLWSTGQLSTQRELCLGVGLGRRLSLEPCARTETLRQAQQWVRTGTHLMHTATHLCLDNPIKDQLELNPCRSQAVSQSFQFALEMERQT; from the exons ATGTTCGGCCGTACACATTATTGCCATCTAAGTCGCTGGAAGTTTTATATCCTTGGCTTTTTTAGTTGTCAGCTGGTATTGGTACCAATGATTCTGAAAAGTGGCATTTTCGAGCCAAACAAA CACGGATATAACGAAAATGTAGACGTGGACCTTTTGAACGCCTGGAATGCGATTGTCTCTCACTCTCCGCAGTATCCAGAAGGGTTTTTCCAATACAGTCTTCACATAAGTGACAGTTTGGGGGCTTTTAGAGGATTGCCAACAACCAGTCATGAAAG TTGCAATTTTCGTAGCTACACCCTGCCCGAATCCTCCCAGGCAAAAGTGAGTGTTGTGATCAGCTTCCACAATGAAGCCCGCTCTATGCTGCTACGGACTATTGTGTCCCTGATAAGACGCACCCCGGAGGAGTACTTGCACGAGCTAATCATCGTGGACGACAAGAGCCAAGACG CGACTTTGCTGGATGACCTCAAGCGGTGGCTGGGTCGCGTTTTCGCCACACAGAGTCGCCTCGGTCTCATCTTCCTGACCAACCAGGAACGCCGGGGTCTGATTTGGTCGCGCAACAGGGGCGCTATCCTCGCCAGTGGCCATTACATCCTCTTCCTAGACAGTCATTGCGAGGTGAACGATGGGTGGTTGAAGCCCCTGCTGGAGAGGCTGGCGTTGAACCCCCACATGGCGGTCAGCCCTCTCCTGGATCTCATTGACCCGGAGACCCTGAGCTACCGGAGGGGCAATGAGATGCTGAAGGGTGGCTTCGACTGGTCCCTGCACTTCCACTGGCTAAAACGACGGCTGGGAAGAAAAGAGCGCCCGGAGGCGCCCTACAAAAGTCCATCCTTTTCTGGAGGTGTCCTGATGATATCACGCGAATGGTTTCTCAAGCTCAAATTCTTCAATCCTAATCTTAAG ATCTGGGGCGGCGAGTCCATCGAGCTGGCCATTAAATTGTGGCTTTGCGGCGGACAAATTGAGATCGTGCCCTGCAGTCGAATTGGACATATCTTTCGTCGCTTCCATGCCTTTGAGTTTCCGTCGGAGAGGGACTTTACGGAACTGAACAGTCCGGAGAGGAGCTCCGCCCAATCCACCTACTTGCA CAACTCAAAAATCATAGCCGAGTCCTGGCTGGACGAGTACAAAAATATGTTCTACGCACTGAAGCCAGCGGCCAAGGGAATTCCATTGAATGACACCACCACTGAAGAGTTGCAGCAGTTCAAGCACGAGAGGGACTGTCATCGCTTCCAATGGTATTTGTGGAATGTCAGCCCCGAACTAAG GTTTAACCTCGAAAAGCTATCTGCCACGGGAACTTTGCAAAACGAGGATCGTTGCCTGTACGCTAGGAACCAAAAGGATTCAAAGAAAGGTCGCCAGCTGATCCTTAACAGCTGCTACAGCAAGGACATTACGCAGTGGAGCCTATGGAGTACCGGGCAACTGAGCACCCAAAGGGAACTTTGCCTGGGGGTGGGACTTGGACGTCGTCTCAGCTTGGAGCCATGTGCCCGAACCGAGACCCTCAGGCAGGCCCAGCAATGGGTGCGAACGGGCACTCACCTGATGCATACTGCAACGCACCTGTGCCTAGATAATCCGATCAAGGACCAACTGGAGTTGAACCCCTGCCGCTCCCAAGCAGTATCGCAGTCCTTTCAATTTGCATTGGAAATGGAGAGGCAAACATAA
- the LOC6499227 gene encoding putative polypeptide N-acetylgalactosaminyltransferase 13 isoform X3: protein MFGRTHYCHLSRWKFYILGFFSCQLVLVPMILKSGIFEPNKHGYNENVDVDLLNAWNAIVSHSPQYPEGFFQYSLHISDSLGAFRGLPTTSHESCNFRSYTLPESSQAKVSVVISFHNEARSMLLRTIVSLIRRTPEEYLHELIIVDDKSQDATLLDDLKRWLGRVFATQSRLGLIFLTNQERRGLIWSRNRGAILASGHYILFLDSHCEVNDGWLKPLLERLALNPHMAVSPLLDLIDPETLSYRRGNEMLKGGFDWSLHFHWLKRRLGRKERPEAPYKSPSFSGGVLMISREWFLKLKFFNPNLKIWGGESIELAIKLWLCGGQIEIVPCSRIGHIFRRFHAFEFPSERDFTELNSPERSSAQSTYLHEHQFNINIPITPYPHAD, encoded by the exons ATGTTCGGCCGTACACATTATTGCCATCTAAGTCGCTGGAAGTTTTATATCCTTGGCTTTTTTAGTTGTCAGCTGGTATTGGTACCAATGATTCTGAAAAGTGGCATTTTCGAGCCAAACAAA CACGGATATAACGAAAATGTAGACGTGGACCTTTTGAACGCCTGGAATGCGATTGTCTCTCACTCTCCGCAGTATCCAGAAGGGTTTTTCCAATACAGTCTTCACATAAGTGACAGTTTGGGGGCTTTTAGAGGATTGCCAACAACCAGTCATGAAAG TTGCAATTTTCGTAGCTACACCCTGCCCGAATCCTCCCAGGCAAAAGTGAGTGTTGTGATCAGCTTCCACAATGAAGCCCGCTCTATGCTGCTACGGACTATTGTGTCCCTGATAAGACGCACCCCGGAGGAGTACTTGCACGAGCTAATCATCGTGGACGACAAGAGCCAAGACG CGACTTTGCTGGATGACCTCAAGCGGTGGCTGGGTCGCGTTTTCGCCACACAGAGTCGCCTCGGTCTCATCTTCCTGACCAACCAGGAACGCCGGGGTCTGATTTGGTCGCGCAACAGGGGCGCTATCCTCGCCAGTGGCCATTACATCCTCTTCCTAGACAGTCATTGCGAGGTGAACGATGGGTGGTTGAAGCCCCTGCTGGAGAGGCTGGCGTTGAACCCCCACATGGCGGTCAGCCCTCTCCTGGATCTCATTGACCCGGAGACCCTGAGCTACCGGAGGGGCAATGAGATGCTGAAGGGTGGCTTCGACTGGTCCCTGCACTTCCACTGGCTAAAACGACGGCTGGGAAGAAAAGAGCGCCCGGAGGCGCCCTACAAAAGTCCATCCTTTTCTGGAGGTGTCCTGATGATATCACGCGAATGGTTTCTCAAGCTCAAATTCTTCAATCCTAATCTTAAG ATCTGGGGCGGCGAGTCCATCGAGCTGGCCATTAAATTGTGGCTTTGCGGCGGACAAATTGAGATCGTGCCCTGCAGTCGAATTGGACATATCTTTCGTCGCTTCCATGCCTTTGAGTTTCCGTCGGAGAGGGACTTTACGGAACTGAACAGTCCGGAGAGGAGCTCCGCCCAATCCACCTACTTGCA CGAGCATCAGTTTAATATAAACATTCCTATCACGCCATACCCACATGCTGATTGA
- the LOC26514612 gene encoding uncharacterized protein LOC26514612, with protein sequence MWKLLLIIGVLTSLVLAELEHSKAHTTHSPNHTKKHHIRMKYKYGNWRPHFGYRPSHYGTDHGSRRRRSAIEIEERSQKINLNKYVVRILQKDRIVCNGIIVNRQQVLTASICVLDVRLDLLTLKLYDDTIYTVKNSSASTRYTGKEADGLLTLLELATELESRFHSNPPICAEGPKLSDKVWLYSWDKNGRRLKVMVARPSTPSFCMRQIKDPHGMVVNNATICLKNSDFTVGCMPNFGLPYKWNGKFCGINILGHNCPSPSNVDIFVKLRAEYPLY encoded by the coding sequence ATGTGGAAACTGTTGTTGATAATTGGGGTCTTAACGAGCCTCGTCCTTGCTGAGTTGGAGCATTCAAAGGCCCATACTACACACTCGCCAAATCATACAAAAAAGCATCACATAAGAATGAAGTACAAGTACGGAAACTGGCGCCCGCACTTTGGCTACAGACCCAGTCACTATGGTACAGATCATGGATCTCGGCGTCGTAGATCTGCCATTGAAATAGAGGAAAGATCCCAAAAGATTAACCTGAACAAGTATGTAGTGCGAATATTGCAAAAGGATAGGATCGTGTGCAATGGCATTATTGTGAACCGGCAACAGGTGCTCACGGCCAGCATCTGTGTGCTGGATGTCCGGCTGGATTTGTTGACCCTAAAGCTATACGATGATACCATATACACAGTGAAAAATAGTTCCGCTAGTACCCGATACACTGGGAAAGAAGCTGATGGTCTGCTGACGCTGCTTGAACTGGCAACAGAGTTGGAGAGCCGCTTTCACAGCAATCCGCCCATCTGTGCTGAAGGTCCCAAGCTCTCAGATAAGGTTTGGCTCTATAGCTGGGATAAGAATGGCAGAAGACTTAAGGTTATGGTGGCACGACCGTCTACCCCCTCGTTCTGTATGCGCCAAATAAAAGATCCCCATGGAATGGTGGTCAACAATGCCACCATTTGCTTGAAGAACTCTGACTTCACGGTGGGTTGCATGCCCAACTTTGGGCTGCCCTATAAGTGGAACGGTAAGTTCTGCGGCATAAATATCCTGGGTCACAACTGCCCCAGTCCCAGCAACGTAGATATCTTTGTTAAGTTGAGGGCAGAATATCCGCTTtactaa
- the LOC6499226 gene encoding uncharacterized protein LOC6499226: MWMRRFLFLGLFLLLAVAVDNSLSSNMHYHRYMLSDYKPQHNPKTQKDYKRIKMRSPAKVEDKGASEIKKSSPRSKEPVIKLTKGEDKLQLHELMVRIYQDQHFLCVGTIISSVLVATVGSCFVNTKTDHVTLKNFYNEVYEGMRANINETYLKGEGPYLEVIGLEKPFLRPNLTENTVKLCDTAIKKNALVELPIWLRQRHSIHSQIAEVLPLQECRHRMRDLNGTVVQDQMICVRNQKYTSTCQHAMGNPLVYDGMICGINVLGHNCPKHIGLDLYSSTYDAVSFTIAGMELIKHSKMEDAIL; the protein is encoded by the coding sequence ATGTGGATGCGCCGATTCTTGTTTCTGGGACTCTTCCTGCTGCTTGCCGTTGCAGTGGACAATTCATTATCCTCCAATATGCACTATCATCGATATATGCTCTCCGATTATAAGCCGCAGCACAATCCAAAGACTCAAAAGGACTATAAGCGAATTAAAATGCGATCTCCAGCTAAGGTGGAAGATAAAGGAGCTTCAGAAATCAAAAAGAGTAGCCCACGGTCCAAGGAACCTGTGATTAAGTTAACCAAAGGAGAAGACAAGTTGCAGCTCCACGAACTGATGGTGCGTATTTACCAGGATCAACATTTTCTGTGCGTAGGAACGATCATATCGTCGGTGCTAGTGGCTACGGTGGGCAGTTGCTTTGTTAACACCAAGACCGATCATGTGACATTGAAAAATTTCTATAATGAAGTCTATGAGGGAATGCGGGCAAACATCAACGAGACATACCTGAAGGGTGAAGGTCCTTATTTGGAGGTTATTGGTTTGGAAAAACCCTTCCTTCGTCCGAATTTAACTGAAAACACAGTGAAGCTGTGCGATACGGCGATTAAGAAAAATGCGCTCGTCGAACTGCCCATTTGGTTAAGGCAGCGGCATAGTATCCACTCACAGATAGCGGAGGTGTTGCCGCTGCAGGAGTGCCGGCACCGCATGAGGGATTTAAACGGAACCGTTGTCCAAGACCAAATGATCTGTGTGAGGAATCAGAAGTACACAAGTACATGCCAGCATGCCATGGGAAACCCACTCGTCTACGATGGCATGATCTGCGGCATCAATGTGCTGGGCCACAATTGTCCAAAACACATTGGGCTCGATTTGTACTCAAGCACCTACGATGCCGTCAGCTTTACGATTGCTGGTATGGAGTTGATTAAACATTCTAAAATGGAAGATGCTATATTGTAA
- the LOC6499225 gene encoding uncharacterized protein LOC6499225, translating into MRVLETLLVLVFGLSYTSSKWIKKYVENYHRPTYYNKGHSSLDHVDYNRTALEERDQHPVEEQHAQEPFDALRHQSFYISVLHHGSVICAGALISHRMVITSTVCFRSPVRDNTYEYKAVHLSVLAAIDMVPFRETMPHQVIGFYMPVNKNNKEVSHICLLGLNQKLGPRYRYISLYRRIPQQRDEVTLTYLGAATRRLKYFNTSVLNFDRCKVYFDALDFFDVHTYHPDYICVRNRRHTKKTTCNTRPGDPLVKDNQLAGINIFGERCELDDVVNMDIYLPIRPVVPFIQLATDALRAFTGTGPYNETANPPEMSPLVKSLKEGKPMVWAADEKHS; encoded by the coding sequence ATGAGAGTTTTAGAGACGTTACTGGTGCTGGTGTTTGGCCTCAGCTATACATCCTCTAAATGGATAAAAAAATACGTAGAAAACTACCACCGACCGACTTATTATAACAAGGGACACAGTTCCTTGGATCACGTAGATTACAATCGAACTGCTTTGGAGGAACGAGACCAGCATCCTGTGGAGGAGCAGCATGCCCAAGAGCCCTTTGATGCGCTGAGGCATCAAAGCTTCTATATATCTGTTCTACACCACGGATCTGTCATATGTGCGGGTGCACTGATCTCCCACCGAATGGTGATCACCTCGACTGTTTGTTTTCGATCACCCGTGAGGGACAACACATATGAGTACAAGGCCGTTCACCTGTCGGTTTTGGCGGCCATTGACATGGTTCCATTCAGGGAGACAATGCCACACCAGGTTATCGGATTTTATATGCCcgtcaacaaaaacaacaaggaaGTCAGTCACATTTGTCTTCTGGGCCTGAACCAAAAGCTTGGTCCCCGATACCGCTACATCTCGCTTTATAGAAGGATACCGCAGCAAAGGGACGAAGTAACCCTGACCTATTTAGGTGCGGCTACGCGTCGGCTGAAGTACTTCAACACATCCGTTCTGAACTTTGATCGGTGCAAAGTCTACTTCGACGCCCTCGACTTCTTCGACGTGCACACATACCATCCGGACTACATATGTGTCCGCAACAGGCGGCACACCAAGAAGACCACGTGCAACACCCGCCCGGGGGATCCGTTAGTAAAAGACAATCAGCTGGCCGGGATAAACATCTTTGGAGAACGCTGCGAGCTGGACGACGTGGTCAACATGGACATATATTTGCCAATCCGACCGGTGGTTCCGTTCATCCAACTGGCCACGGACGCCTTGCGGGCTTTCACCGGCACAGGTCCTTACAATGAGACCGCAAACCCACCCGAAATGTCGCCTTTGGTTAAGTCCTTAAAAGAGGGGAAGCCCATGGTTTGGGCTGCAGACGAAAAACATTCATAA